The following are encoded together in the Lactuca sativa cultivar Salinas chromosome 1, Lsat_Salinas_v11, whole genome shotgun sequence genome:
- the LOC111920182 gene encoding uncharacterized protein LOC111920182, with translation MKPPENEDDTVEAETIHVLEKLLDSIHKTQSFKGKWTLMETKLSDLKAQLSELSDFPPNSLSVDLLRSLSRTLSDALTFSLTCHSSNLPGGKLKTQNDVDSISAKLDNHIRDWEVLIKSGVLNDGVVSSLSVSKRESVRIEARNLVTRLQMGSVDSRTLALDSLFRLIQEDDKNVLIAVAQGVVPVLVRLLDSGSSMEIREKTVTAIARISTVDSSKHGLMAEGLLLLHYLIRVLESGSGLAKEKSCITLQALTLSKENARAIASRGGISSLLDICQSGTPSSQAFAAAVLRNLTIFSDTRDDFMEEHAISVLLTLASSGTALAQEHSIACLSNLVREDDDMKLLIARKGGINSLKSFWDSSPVVRSLEVAVEFLSNLASDQRLVELIITNGFLNRLIAVLNCGVLGVRIHAAEAIYKVGYSTKTRKELGELGFIPPLIRMLDGKAMAEIEAAAKALSIILIYTENRRIYRKEQKGIMNVVHLLDPSIKNIDKKYPISILMSLTHSKKCCKQMVKSGALLHLLKLVTMEVEGAKKLQETIGGGKLWGVFKRH, from the coding sequence ATGAAGCCGCCGGAAAATGAAGACGACACCGTCGAGGCTGAAACCATCCACGTTCTTGAAAAGCTACTCGATTCAATACACAAAACTCAATCTTTCAAAGGGAAATGGACGCTCATGGAAACAAAACTTTCCGACCTCAAAGCCCAACTCTCTGAGCTCTCCGACTTCCCTCCGAATTCCCTCTCCGTTGACCTCCTCCGTTCTCTCTCTCGAACTCTATCCGATGCTCTGACTTTCTCACTCACCTGCCACAGCTCGAATCTCCCCGGCGGCAAGCTCAAAACCCAAAATGACGTCGATTCCATCTCAGCAAAACTCGACAACCACATCAGAGACTGGGAGGTTTTAATCAAAAGCGGCGTTCTCAATGATGGAGTCGTTTCTTCTTTGTCGGTTTCGAAGAGGGAATCCGTTCGAATCGAGGCGAGGAATTTGGTAACTCGGTTGCAGATGGGTTCGGTTGATTCTAGAACGTTAGCTCTTGACTCACTCTTCAGGCTAATCCAAGAAGACGATAAGAATGTTCTGATCGCCGTCGCGCAGGGAGTAGTTCCGGTGCTTGTGCGTCTTCTGGATTCCGGATCTTCAATGGAAATTAGAGAAAAAACGGTGACAGCAATTGCTAGGATTTCAACAGTTGATTCGAGCAAACACGGGTTAATGGCGGAAGGTTTGTTGTTACTCCATTATCTCATTCGAGTTCTCGAATCAGGTAGCGGATTGGCGAAAGAGAAATCGTGCATTACGCTTCAAGCATTAACCCTTTCCAAAGAAAACGCAAGAGCAATTGCTTCAAGAGGTGGGATTTCATCGTTGTTAGATATTTGCCAGTCGGGTACTCCGAGTTCACAAGCATTCGCCGCCGCCGTACTCCGGAATTTAACCATCTTCTCCGACACTAGAGACGATTTCATGGAAGAACACGCAATTTCTGTACTTCTAACACTCGCTAGCTCAGGAACTGCGCTAGCACAAGAGCATTCAATTGCGTGTTTAAGCAATCTCGTTAGAGAAGACGATGATATGAAACTTTTAATTGCTCGAAAAGGAGGGATCAATAGTTTGAAAAGCTTCTGGGATTCTTCCCCTGTTGTTCGGAGTTTAGAGGTTGCAGTTGAATTTCTAAGCAATTTAGCTTCAGATCAACGACTGGTCGAACTCATTATCACGAATGGTTTCTTAAATCGGCTAATTGCCGTGTTAAATTGTGGGGTATTAGGTGTTAGAATCCATGCCGCTGAAGCAATTTACAAGGTGGGATACAGCACAAAAACTCGAAAAGAATTAGGCGAATTAGGGTTCATTCCACCCTTGATTAGAATGCTCGATGGGAAAGCTATGGCAGAAATCGAAGCTGCTGCAAAGGCGTTATCAATAATCTTGATTTATACAGAAAACAGGAGAATTTACAGGAAGGAACAGAAAGGGATAATGAATGTGGTTCATCTCTTAGATCCATCGATAAAAAATATCGACAAGAAATACCCTATTTCAATACTAATGTCCTTAACCCATTCGAAGAAATGCTGCAAACAGATGGTGAAATCAGGTGCTTTATTGCATTTACTGAAGCTTGTAACAATGGAGGTTGAAGGTGCTAAGAAATTACAGGAAACAATTGGTGGGGGGAAGCTGTGGGGTGTTTTCAAAAGGCATTAG